The proteins below come from a single Demetria terragena DSM 11295 genomic window:
- the pstS gene encoding phosphate ABC transporter substrate-binding protein PstS, with translation MNFTRKGRVSSIALVGALALSACGSDNNAGGTGGDTAASDADCGSTALKAEGSSAQDNAIQDAIANFKEQCPEQTVTYNATGSGSGIKNFIAGQVNFAGSDSALKTEDGETEQADADKKCGSPAWNLPMVTGPIAVSYNLKGVDDLVLTPSVIAGIFQGKIAKWNDPKIAKINDGVDLPATQIKPFFRSDESGTTENFTSYLKQSAPKDWTAEPSKKWPGKGQGKAKTAGVAAAVQQTDGGITYAEWSGAKDNKLGIAKVDNGAGPVELTGESAGKAVSAAKSVGKGNNLKLELDYATKTKGAYPIILVTYEVVCSEYSDPAVGKSVKSFLKYFGSKEQQKNLEEIGYAPLPSEVQSNVETAISAIK, from the coding sequence GTGAATTTCACGCGTAAGGGCCGTGTGTCCAGCATCGCCCTGGTTGGAGCGCTCGCGTTGTCCGCCTGCGGCTCCGATAACAATGCCGGCGGCACCGGAGGGGACACCGCCGCCAGCGACGCCGACTGCGGATCGACGGCACTCAAAGCCGAAGGCTCGTCGGCACAGGACAACGCGATTCAGGACGCGATTGCCAACTTCAAGGAACAGTGCCCAGAGCAGACCGTCACGTACAACGCGACCGGGTCAGGCTCAGGAATCAAGAATTTCATCGCTGGTCAGGTCAACTTCGCCGGCTCCGACTCGGCGCTGAAGACAGAGGACGGCGAGACCGAGCAGGCCGACGCCGACAAGAAGTGCGGGTCACCCGCCTGGAACCTGCCGATGGTGACCGGCCCCATCGCAGTGTCCTACAACCTGAAGGGTGTCGATGACCTGGTGCTGACGCCGAGCGTCATCGCCGGGATCTTCCAGGGCAAGATCGCCAAGTGGAACGACCCCAAGATCGCCAAGATCAACGATGGTGTCGACCTTCCCGCCACGCAGATCAAGCCGTTCTTCCGCTCTGACGAGTCGGGAACGACCGAGAACTTCACCAGTTACCTCAAGCAGTCTGCACCCAAGGACTGGACGGCTGAGCCCTCCAAGAAGTGGCCGGGCAAGGGCCAGGGCAAGGCCAAGACCGCGGGTGTCGCGGCGGCCGTACAGCAGACGGACGGCGGAATCACCTACGCCGAGTGGTCGGGAGCCAAGGACAACAAACTCGGTATCGCCAAGGTTGACAACGGCGCTGGTCCGGTCGAGTTGACCGGCGAAAGCGCCGGTAAGGCCGTGTCGGCAGCGAAGTCCGTCGGCAAGGGCAACAACCTCAAGCTTGAGCTCGACTACGCGACCAAGACCAAGGGCGCCTACCCGATCATTCTGGTGACCTACGAAGTGGTGTGCTCGGAATACTCCGACCCCGCGGTCGGCAAGAGCGTGAAGTCGTTCCTGAAGTACTTCGGGTCGAAGGAGCAGCAGAAGAACCTTGAGGAGATTGGGTACGCCCCGCTTCCCAGCGAGGTTCAGAGCAACGTAGAGACTGCTATCAGCGCGATCAAGTGA
- the pstC gene encoding phosphate ABC transporter permease subunit PstC — MASISGVSTSDETPPSDDPIGGSEPKGQLGDRLFGGAAMGAGIVVIALVTLIGVFLVITALPALTQNDANFFTSTEWQVSGDTLSFGIARLLWVTVISSLLALGIAVPLAVAIALFLTHYAPRPVAKPAAALVDLLAAVPSIVYGLWGGYIVGQHFEPVNDAITATLGWFPLFKDEGSSPGSTILFVSIILAIMILPIITALSREVFAQTPTTHMEGALALGATKWEMIRTAVLPFGKPGVISAAMLGLGRALGETVAVMIIVSALFEGAPWSWSVLYGGETFASKIANNAGEMDTATKTGAYIAAGLVLFLLTFIVNAIARIIIERRKAFTE; from the coding sequence ATGGCGTCCATCAGCGGAGTCTCGACGAGCGACGAGACACCCCCATCTGACGACCCGATCGGTGGGTCAGAGCCGAAGGGTCAGCTCGGCGATCGCCTGTTCGGGGGAGCGGCCATGGGGGCCGGGATCGTGGTGATCGCCCTGGTGACGCTGATTGGCGTCTTCCTGGTCATCACCGCGCTCCCGGCGCTGACCCAAAATGACGCGAACTTCTTCACCTCCACCGAGTGGCAGGTCTCCGGAGACACGCTCTCCTTCGGTATTGCTCGGCTGCTCTGGGTGACCGTCATCTCCTCGCTGCTGGCCTTGGGCATCGCCGTTCCACTGGCCGTGGCCATCGCGCTGTTCTTGACGCATTACGCGCCCCGGCCGGTGGCTAAGCCAGCGGCAGCGTTGGTGGATTTGTTGGCCGCAGTGCCCTCCATCGTCTACGGCCTGTGGGGCGGATATATCGTCGGGCAGCACTTCGAGCCGGTCAACGACGCGATCACCGCCACGCTGGGGTGGTTCCCGCTCTTCAAGGACGAGGGGTCCAGTCCGGGGAGCACGATCCTGTTCGTATCGATCATCTTGGCGATCATGATCCTGCCGATCATCACGGCGCTGTCGCGTGAGGTGTTTGCACAGACGCCGACGACGCACATGGAAGGCGCCCTGGCCCTGGGCGCGACCAAGTGGGAGATGATCCGCACCGCCGTCCTGCCCTTCGGTAAGCCGGGTGTGATCTCAGCGGCGATGCTCGGCTTGGGCCGCGCACTCGGCGAAACGGTCGCGGTCATGATCATCGTGTCGGCGCTCTTCGAAGGCGCGCCGTGGTCCTGGTCGGTCCTGTACGGCGGCGAGACCTTCGCCTCCAAGATCGCAAACAACGCCGGTGAGATGGACACGGCGACCAAGACGGGGGCGTACATCGCCGCCGGTCTGGTGTTGTTCTTGCTGACGTTCATCGTCAACGCGATTGCCCGCATCATCATCGAGCGGCGGAAGGCCTTCACCGAATGA
- the pstA gene encoding phosphate ABC transporter permease PstA, whose product MSASTTNAPPQAPHNSRPAIGLPEGKSGSRAFKNSLATVLVWMAFFIAMIPLVWILFTVISKGGQAMLDSQWWTHSQSGVNPREDGGGAAHAIQGTLIQGLVTSLIAVPIGVLTAIYLVEYGRGKLARVVSFMVDILTGVPSIVAALFVFAIWVTTFGWQKVPFAVCLALVLLMIPVIVRSTEEMLKLVPNELREASLALGVPKWKTVLKVVLPTAFSGIVTGVLLGLARVMGETAPLIILGPYFKSMSGDLFTGLMGTLPTMMNSGRDTMAVGPNAARVWGAACTLIALILLLNLLGRLIGRLNKVSK is encoded by the coding sequence ATGAGCGCCAGCACCACGAACGCGCCTCCGCAGGCGCCGCACAACTCACGCCCGGCGATCGGACTGCCCGAGGGCAAGTCGGGATCCCGCGCGTTCAAGAACTCGCTCGCTACCGTCTTGGTGTGGATGGCGTTCTTCATCGCGATGATCCCGCTGGTCTGGATCCTCTTCACCGTCATCAGCAAGGGCGGTCAGGCCATGCTGGATTCGCAGTGGTGGACGCACAGCCAAAGCGGGGTGAATCCCCGCGAGGATGGTGGCGGCGCCGCGCACGCCATCCAAGGAACGTTGATCCAAGGTTTGGTGACCTCGCTCATCGCGGTGCCGATCGGCGTCCTGACCGCGATCTACCTGGTCGAATACGGTCGCGGGAAACTTGCCCGCGTCGTCAGTTTCATGGTCGACATCCTGACCGGCGTGCCCTCGATCGTGGCCGCGTTGTTTGTCTTTGCGATCTGGGTGACGACGTTCGGTTGGCAGAAAGTGCCGTTCGCGGTGTGCCTGGCTCTCGTGCTGCTCATGATCCCGGTGATCGTGCGCTCGACCGAGGAGATGCTCAAGTTGGTGCCGAACGAGTTGCGTGAGGCATCGTTGGCGCTGGGGGTGCCCAAGTGGAAGACCGTGCTGAAGGTGGTGCTGCCCACCGCGTTCTCCGGGATCGTCACCGGTGTGCTGCTCGGTTTGGCGCGGGTCATGGGCGAGACGGCTCCGCTGATCATTCTCGGCCCGTACTTCAAGTCCATGTCCGGTGACCTTTTCACCGGCCTGATGGGCACCCTGCCGACCATGATGAACTCGGGGCGGGACACCATGGCTGTCGGGCCGAACGCGGCCCGCGTGTGGGGTGCTGCGTGCACCTTGATCGCCCTAATCTTGCTCCTCAACCTGTTGGGTCGCCTCATCGGACGCCTCAACAAGGTCTCGAAATAA
- the pstB gene encoding phosphate ABC transporter ATP-binding protein PstB — translation MAKRIDVQDLNVYYSDFKAVEDVSMTVEPRSVTAFIGPSGCGKSTFLRTLNRMHEVIPGGRVEGKVLLDDQDLYASGVDPVGVRRTVGMVFQRPNPFPTMTVRDNVIAGLRLNGVKSKSKLDEVAEESLRGANLWNEVKDRLDKPGAGLSGGQQQRLCIARAIAVEPQVLLMDEPCSALDPISTLAIEDLISELKQQFTIVIVTHNMQQAARVSDRTAFFNLAATGKPGRLIEMDNTQKMFSNPVEKATEDYISGRFG, via the coding sequence ATGGCCAAGCGGATCGACGTTCAGGACCTGAACGTCTACTACAGCGACTTCAAGGCCGTTGAAGACGTGTCGATGACGGTGGAGCCGCGCTCCGTGACGGCGTTCATCGGCCCGTCCGGATGTGGAAAGTCCACCTTCCTGCGGACGTTGAACCGCATGCACGAGGTGATTCCTGGAGGGCGCGTCGAGGGCAAGGTGTTGCTCGACGATCAGGACCTGTACGCCTCGGGCGTCGACCCGGTGGGCGTACGCCGCACGGTGGGCATGGTCTTTCAGCGACCTAACCCGTTCCCGACCATGACGGTGCGTGACAACGTCATCGCCGGACTCAGGCTCAACGGCGTCAAGAGCAAGAGCAAACTCGATGAAGTCGCCGAGGAGTCGTTGCGCGGCGCCAACCTCTGGAATGAGGTCAAGGACCGGCTGGATAAGCCCGGCGCGGGTCTGTCCGGCGGTCAGCAGCAGCGGCTGTGCATCGCGCGGGCGATCGCCGTCGAACCACAGGTTCTCCTGATGGATGAGCCGTGCTCGGCCTTGGACCCCATCTCGACCCTGGCGATTGAAGACCTGATTTCCGAGCTCAAACAGCAGTTCACGATCGTGATCGTGACGCACAACATGCAGCAGGCGGCCCGCGTCTCGGATCGCACGGCCTTCTTCAATCTCGCAGCCACCGGCAAGCCGGGGCGGCTGATCGAGATGGATAACACCCAGAAGATGTTCAGTAACCCCGTCGAGAAGGCCACGGAGGACTACATCTCTGGTCGCTTCGGCTGA
- a CDS encoding NUDIX hydrolase — translation MSGTKPAPSNVLMPTDRPLLTAGALVWRLRGRKIEVALIHRPRYDDWSWPKGKIDPGEQAPATAVREVAEETGLEVRLGPPLPRSLYAMPRGDLKEVRYWAASVTGGDGALLHEVDEVAWLTPGAARRRLTHPRDVLQVQALTDAHERKALATWPLLVVRHGHSVARSQWQLDDWLRPLDDDGSRQAEWLVPLLGSYGVERIISSPSTRCLETMEPYVRHRRVRIDSKKGLSEERYAEEPDKVIKHTDRALQRGIPTALCTHRPLVPAMLQHLEKRADSVAVKALEKVGASPLDKGEVLVCHMSGVGEDARVVAVERHQPGVG, via the coding sequence ATGAGCGGGACAAAGCCCGCACCGAGCAATGTCCTGATGCCCACCGATCGGCCGCTCCTGACCGCGGGAGCATTGGTGTGGCGCCTGCGTGGACGCAAGATCGAAGTCGCGCTCATCCACCGTCCGCGTTACGACGACTGGTCCTGGCCCAAAGGCAAGATCGACCCGGGCGAGCAGGCACCGGCAACCGCGGTGCGAGAGGTCGCCGAAGAGACCGGGCTGGAGGTGCGCCTGGGTCCACCGTTGCCGCGCTCGCTGTATGCGATGCCGCGCGGCGACCTCAAGGAGGTCCGCTATTGGGCAGCCTCCGTGACCGGTGGCGACGGCGCCCTTTTGCACGAGGTCGACGAGGTCGCCTGGCTTACACCAGGGGCGGCACGTCGCCGACTCACGCACCCTCGCGACGTGCTCCAAGTGCAGGCTCTCACCGACGCGCACGAACGCAAGGCCCTGGCCACGTGGCCCTTGCTGGTCGTGCGTCATGGCCACAGCGTCGCGCGCTCACAATGGCAGCTCGATGACTGGTTGCGTCCGCTTGACGACGATGGCTCACGCCAGGCCGAATGGCTGGTGCCGCTGCTCGGCTCATACGGCGTCGAGCGGATTATCAGTTCGCCCTCGACGCGATGCCTGGAGACCATGGAGCCGTACGTCCGGCACCGCCGGGTGCGCATTGACTCCAAAAAAGGTCTTTCTGAGGAGCGCTACGCCGAGGAGCCAGACAAGGTCATCAAGCACACCGACCGCGCACTGCAGCGCGGCATACCGACTGCTCTGTGCACGCACCGCCCGTTGGTGCCGGCCATGCTTCAGCACCTGGAGAAACGCGCCGACTCCGTCGCGGTCAAGGCGCTCGAGAAGGTCGGGGCCTCACCCCTGGACAAGGGCGAAGTGCTGGTCTGCCACATGTCTGGCGTGGGCGAGGACGCACGCGTGGTGGCGGTCGAACGCCACCAGCCAGGCGTGGGCTAA
- a CDS encoding RNA degradosome polyphosphate kinase, with protein sequence MSVIDTRPDVPTQSEDEVEAAIQKVADGESVVRLKQRQPRPRAANGRFIRVAEEEADPAPGELPSGRFLDREMSWLQFNERVLQLASDDSVPLLEQARFLAIFASNLDEFFMVRVAGLKRRIATGIAVRAASGLEPREVLDEISQSAHELMNVHARVFQNHIRPALEEEGIRIVRADQLTGEDRAFLDTFFRESVYPVLTPLAVDPAHPFPYISGLSLNLAVLLVNPKTGREHFARVKVPPSLPRLVTLPAPPDADELYDHRFVPLEDIIAEHLQHLFPGMDVREHFSFRVTRNEDLEVEEDDAENILTALEKELTRRRFGPPVRLEVADTIDPHVLDMLRQELRVRPDEVYALPEPLDLTGLNIVADLDRSEMRWPAYASRTHPDLAPVERAGRANILEAMRERDILLHHPYDSFSTSFVSFIEQAAEDPNVLAIKQTLYRTSGDSPIIDALIDAAEAGKQVLAVVEIKARFDEENNITWARKLERAGVHVVYGMVGLKTHAKLCLVVREEDGKMRRYGHVGTGNYNPKTARLYEDFGLLTTDPEVGEDLTRLFNQLSGMAPRSKFKRLLVAPRTVRTGLLEQVERAANAARNGKEVRIAVKANSLVDEQTIDALYRASQAGAKVDVWVRGICSLKPGVPDLSENIRVRSVLGRYLEHSRLFLFEVEGKDTVCYMGSADLMHRNLDRRVEALVRLTDPRHVRSMTELMDLGMSDETSSWHLESDGSWARHHLGKDGEPLKDAQAELIAVHSKRGRKARRP encoded by the coding sequence ATGAGCGTCATCGACACCCGCCCCGACGTCCCGACTCAGTCTGAGGATGAGGTCGAAGCGGCGATCCAGAAGGTTGCCGATGGTGAGTCCGTCGTCCGGCTGAAACAACGTCAGCCGCGACCGCGCGCAGCCAACGGACGGTTCATCCGAGTGGCCGAGGAGGAAGCCGACCCGGCCCCCGGCGAGCTGCCCTCCGGTCGATTCCTCGACCGCGAAATGTCATGGCTGCAGTTCAACGAGCGGGTGCTGCAGCTCGCCAGCGACGACTCGGTCCCCCTGCTGGAGCAAGCCCGCTTCCTGGCGATCTTTGCCAGCAACCTCGACGAGTTCTTCATGGTCCGGGTCGCTGGCCTCAAGCGCCGCATCGCCACCGGCATCGCAGTACGCGCAGCCTCCGGGCTCGAGCCGCGCGAGGTGCTCGATGAGATCTCGCAGAGTGCGCACGAACTGATGAACGTGCATGCCCGTGTCTTCCAGAACCACATCCGGCCGGCGTTGGAAGAAGAAGGCATTCGCATCGTTCGTGCGGACCAACTCACGGGCGAAGACCGAGCTTTCCTCGACACCTTCTTCCGAGAGTCGGTCTATCCGGTGCTCACGCCACTGGCGGTCGACCCTGCGCACCCGTTCCCGTATATCTCTGGGCTCTCCCTCAACCTGGCGGTGCTGCTGGTCAACCCCAAGACAGGGCGGGAGCATTTCGCGCGAGTCAAGGTGCCGCCATCGCTGCCGCGCTTGGTGACGCTGCCCGCACCACCGGACGCCGACGAGCTCTATGACCACCGGTTCGTCCCGCTCGAAGACATCATCGCCGAGCATCTGCAGCACCTGTTCCCGGGCATGGACGTGCGCGAGCACTTCTCCTTCCGGGTCACCCGCAACGAAGACCTCGAGGTGGAGGAAGACGACGCCGAGAACATCCTCACGGCGTTGGAAAAAGAACTCACCCGTCGCCGATTCGGACCACCCGTCCGGCTAGAAGTCGCCGACACCATTGACCCGCACGTCTTGGACATGCTCCGGCAGGAGTTGCGCGTTCGGCCGGATGAGGTCTATGCGCTTCCCGAGCCGCTCGACCTTACGGGCCTGAATATCGTTGCAGATCTTGACCGTTCGGAGATGCGCTGGCCGGCCTATGCCTCGCGCACCCATCCTGATCTGGCCCCTGTCGAACGCGCCGGGCGGGCCAACATCCTCGAAGCGATGCGCGAGCGCGACATCCTCTTGCATCACCCGTACGACTCGTTCTCGACCTCGTTCGTGTCGTTCATCGAGCAGGCCGCCGAGGACCCCAACGTTCTCGCCATCAAGCAAACGCTCTACCGCACTAGCGGTGACAGCCCGATCATTGATGCCCTCATCGACGCCGCCGAGGCGGGTAAGCAAGTGCTGGCCGTCGTCGAAATTAAGGCCCGCTTCGATGAGGAAAACAACATCACCTGGGCGCGAAAGTTGGAGCGCGCCGGGGTGCACGTTGTCTATGGCATGGTCGGCCTGAAAACCCACGCCAAACTGTGCCTTGTCGTCCGCGAGGAAGACGGCAAAATGCGTCGCTACGGCCATGTGGGAACCGGGAACTACAACCCCAAGACCGCCCGCCTCTACGAGGATTTCGGTCTCCTTACCACCGACCCAGAGGTGGGCGAGGATCTCACTCGACTGTTCAACCAACTGTCGGGGATGGCCCCGCGCTCGAAGTTCAAGAGATTGCTGGTGGCGCCGCGTACGGTCCGGACCGGTTTGCTAGAACAGGTGGAACGCGCGGCCAACGCGGCCCGGAACGGCAAAGAGGTGCGCATCGCGGTCAAGGCCAACTCGTTGGTTGATGAGCAGACCATCGATGCGCTGTACCGCGCTTCTCAGGCCGGAGCAAAGGTCGATGTTTGGGTCCGCGGTATCTGCAGCCTCAAGCCAGGGGTGCCGGATCTCTCGGAGAACATCCGGGTCCGCTCGGTGCTGGGACGCTATCTGGAACACTCCCGGCTGTTCTTGTTCGAGGTCGAAGGCAAGGACACGGTGTGCTACATGGGCAGTGCCGACCTTATGCACCGCAACTTGGATCGTCGGGTGGAGGCGCTAGTTCGTCTCACCGACCCGCGCCATGTTCGGTCGATGACCGAGTTGATGGATCTTGGCATGAGCGACGAAACCTCTTCGTGGCACTTGGAATCCGACGGATCGTGGGCTCGACATCATCTGGGTAAGGATGGTGAACCTCTGAAGGATGCTCAAGCCGAGTTGATTGCAGTGCATAGCAAGCGCGGACGGAAGGCGCGGCGCCCATGA
- the mshD gene encoding mycothiol synthase: MSDTLPQQVEALAAAVHAVDGVAAFGEQPLLALRRNLDHPEAVMRTRSTDAVLVAAAIWPDDDPDSVEVAVHPDHRRQGFGGSLVREILQERPAARFWAHGKLPAAQSLAEGAGLEVVRELWRMERPLAAGFNAEPALPTGFVARAFQAGQDEDAWLRVNARAFVNHPEQGRMNRADLEARMGEDWFDPDGLILIEDAATGSLAASHWTKIPADSPATGEVYVVAVDPDFQGRGLARPLTALGLAHLAGRGVSTVELYVEADNDPAVATYRKIGFEPAAVDAMFAPTSA, translated from the coding sequence ATGTCTGACACGCTCCCCCAGCAGGTCGAAGCACTGGCCGCCGCGGTCCACGCCGTCGACGGAGTCGCCGCCTTCGGAGAACAACCACTGTTGGCGTTGCGCCGCAACCTCGACCACCCCGAAGCGGTCATGCGTACGCGGTCGACCGATGCAGTGCTCGTGGCCGCCGCGATCTGGCCAGACGACGACCCGGACAGTGTGGAGGTCGCCGTCCATCCGGATCACCGCCGGCAGGGTTTCGGTGGCTCGCTGGTCCGCGAGATTCTGCAAGAGCGACCAGCCGCGCGATTCTGGGCACACGGCAAACTCCCCGCCGCACAGTCATTAGCCGAGGGTGCCGGACTGGAGGTCGTACGCGAGCTCTGGCGGATGGAGCGGCCACTCGCGGCCGGATTCAACGCAGAGCCAGCCCTACCCACCGGATTCGTGGCGCGCGCGTTTCAGGCCGGACAGGACGAAGACGCGTGGTTGCGGGTCAACGCGCGGGCCTTCGTGAACCACCCCGAACAAGGCCGGATGAACCGGGCCGACCTGGAGGCGCGTATGGGCGAGGACTGGTTCGACCCGGACGGGCTCATCCTGATCGAGGATGCCGCCACCGGGTCCCTCGCGGCATCGCACTGGACCAAGATTCCGGCCGATTCACCCGCGACTGGCGAGGTGTATGTCGTGGCCGTCGACCCGGACTTTCAAGGCCGGGGCTTGGCGAGACCACTCACGGCATTGGGCCTGGCTCACCTCGCCGGTCGCGGAGTCAGCACCGTCGAGCTCTATGTCGAAGCGGACAACGACCCTGCGGTCGCGACATACCGAAAAATCGGGTTTGAGCCGGCCGCCGTGGACGCGATGTTTGCCCCGACGAGCGCCTAG
- a CDS encoding winged helix-turn-helix transcriptional regulator translates to MARLLLLTDSPGASVELLPALGLLSHRVKVLPPEPSALVHPPEVDVVLVDATRDLVGAKSLSRMLRSTGISMPLLAIFTEGGLVALTGEWQVDDVVLNTAGPAEVQARIQLATQRAGAEQDDGPSTINAGGLEIDEEAYSVKLHREQLDLTYKEFELLKYLAQHPGRVFSRAQLLQEVWGYDYFGGTRTVDVHVRRLRAKLGPEHETMIGTVRNVGYRFVSGPRETAESPEPSEAG, encoded by the coding sequence ATGGCCCGGCTGCTCCTGCTCACTGACTCGCCCGGCGCGAGTGTCGAGTTGCTGCCTGCGCTGGGTCTGCTGTCCCACCGAGTCAAGGTGCTCCCACCTGAGCCGAGCGCTCTCGTACACCCGCCCGAGGTCGACGTCGTGCTCGTGGACGCGACGCGCGATCTGGTGGGCGCTAAGAGCCTGTCGCGGATGCTGCGATCCACTGGGATCTCAATGCCACTGCTCGCAATCTTCACCGAGGGTGGGCTGGTCGCCTTGACCGGGGAGTGGCAGGTTGACGACGTCGTTCTCAATACGGCCGGACCTGCCGAAGTCCAGGCGCGCATCCAGTTGGCCACCCAGCGCGCTGGAGCCGAGCAGGACGACGGGCCGAGCACGATCAACGCGGGCGGGCTGGAGATTGACGAGGAGGCGTACTCGGTCAAACTTCACCGGGAGCAACTCGACCTGACCTACAAGGAGTTCGAGCTCCTGAAGTACCTCGCGCAGCATCCCGGACGCGTTTTCTCCCGCGCGCAACTGCTGCAGGAAGTGTGGGGCTACGACTACTTCGGCGGTACGCGAACCGTGGACGTTCACGTGCGTCGGTTGCGTGCCAAGCTCGGTCCCGAGCACGAAACCATGATCGGCACCGTCCGCAATGTCGGCTACCGATTTGTCAGCGGGCCCCGCGAAACCGCCGAGAGCCCCGAACCCTCCGAGGCAGGATGA
- a CDS encoding MoaD/ThiS family protein: protein MTTVTVRYWAGARAAAGIDHERVEADSVVALREAIMREHPAMTSVLDVASVLIDGRAVQGDAPLADAETVEILPPFAGG, encoded by the coding sequence ATGACGACCGTGACCGTGCGCTACTGGGCTGGTGCCCGCGCTGCCGCGGGGATTGATCACGAGCGGGTCGAGGCCGATTCCGTGGTGGCTCTCCGCGAGGCCATCATGCGGGAGCACCCTGCCATGACTTCGGTGCTCGACGTGGCATCGGTGCTTATTGATGGCCGCGCCGTGCAGGGTGATGCACCACTGGCAGATGCCGAGACCGTCGAGATCTTGCCGCCCTTCGCTGGCGGATAG
- a CDS encoding FABP family protein, with protein MPFELDPNLPPELAPLAWLVGTWEGAGVVGYPTMESANFGQEVECWHDGRPYLNWQSRTWVLNDDGEKTEPLATESGFWRPAAENTVELLLAHPTGLLEMYVGSTEPAKIELHTDAVVRSPDASDYSAAQRMYGLVGGNLMWVLDMAAEGHEMQSHMSAELKRTG; from the coding sequence GTGCCCTTCGAACTTGATCCGAATCTGCCCCCCGAACTCGCACCCCTCGCCTGGCTCGTTGGCACGTGGGAAGGTGCCGGAGTCGTCGGCTACCCGACCATGGAGTCCGCCAACTTCGGCCAGGAGGTCGAGTGCTGGCATGACGGTCGGCCATATCTCAACTGGCAGAGCCGCACCTGGGTCCTCAACGACGACGGGGAAAAGACCGAGCCTCTCGCCACGGAGTCTGGCTTCTGGCGCCCCGCCGCGGAGAACACCGTCGAACTCCTCCTCGCCCACCCCACGGGACTGTTGGAGATGTACGTCGGCTCCACCGAACCCGCCAAGATCGAGCTCCACACCGACGCCGTGGTCCGCAGCCCGGACGCCTCGGACTACAGCGCCGCGCAGCGTATGTATGGCCTGGTCGGCGGCAATCTGATGTGGGTTCTCGACATGGCCGCCGAGGGCCACGAGATGCAAAGCCACATGTCCGCCGAGCTCAAGCGCACGGGCTGA
- a CDS encoding YgfZ/GcvT domain-containing protein: MTEISAPVQRSPLLERAGAVAGDGIDAGVAAHYGDPMREQRRLVAGEAVVDLSHRGVVRLSGPDRLSWLHSISTAQLTNLPPLTSTETLILSPKGRIEHDLHLVDDGEHLWVTVEPGTAPALTAWLNSMKFMLRVEIVDVSETYAVVGEPVVHEWTTEDAPAVMAWVDQWPRLGEDSVSYSGTGAHPAEGRAWREVIVPREELLAYVGERALSGTWAAEAERVAAWRPRLGVDTDHKSIAHELDWLRTAVHLHKGCYRGQETIARVHNLGRPPRRLVFLHLDGSGHALPEPGASIEVPGQPRPVGQLTSVARHYVDGPIGLAVIKRNTPTDIDLSVGGISAAQTVVVEP; the protein is encoded by the coding sequence GTGACTGAGATTTCGGCTCCTGTGCAGCGATCGCCCTTGCTGGAACGCGCTGGCGCGGTGGCGGGCGATGGCATCGATGCTGGCGTCGCAGCCCACTACGGAGACCCGATGCGCGAACAGCGTCGATTGGTGGCGGGGGAAGCCGTGGTGGACCTGAGCCATCGCGGAGTCGTGCGCCTCAGCGGCCCAGATCGGTTGTCCTGGCTGCACTCCATCTCAACCGCACAGTTGACAAACCTGCCGCCACTCACCTCAACGGAGACGCTGATTCTCAGCCCTAAGGGGCGTATCGAGCACGACCTCCACCTGGTCGACGATGGCGAGCATCTCTGGGTCACGGTCGAGCCGGGGACTGCTCCGGCGCTGACGGCGTGGTTGAACTCGATGAAGTTCATGCTGCGCGTCGAGATCGTTGACGTGAGCGAGACCTATGCCGTGGTCGGTGAACCTGTGGTTCATGAATGGACGACCGAAGACGCGCCGGCCGTCATGGCCTGGGTCGATCAGTGGCCACGACTCGGCGAAGACTCCGTGTCCTACAGCGGTACGGGCGCCCACCCCGCTGAAGGTCGAGCCTGGCGCGAAGTCATCGTGCCGCGCGAAGAACTTCTCGCCTACGTTGGTGAGCGGGCCCTCTCGGGTACCTGGGCTGCCGAGGCGGAGCGAGTGGCCGCCTGGCGTCCCCGACTTGGCGTTGACACCGACCACAAGAGCATTGCGCACGAACTCGATTGGCTGCGTACGGCCGTTCACTTGCACAAGGGTTGCTATCGCGGGCAGGAGACCATTGCGCGCGTGCACAACCTGGGTCGACCGCCGCGGCGACTGGTGTTCCTGCATCTCGACGGCTCGGGGCACGCGCTTCCAGAGCCGGGTGCCTCGATTGAAGTTCCGGGACAGCCACGCCCGGTCGGGCAGCTCACCTCGGTCGCACGTCACTACGTCGATGGGCCGATCGGTTTGGCTGTGATCAAGCGCAATACCCCTACCGACATTGATCTTTCGGTGGGCGGAATCTCCGCTGCACAGACGGTCGTCGTCGAGCCGTAG